AGGTATATCACATTTATTGTTCTCGATCTTGGTAGTGAAAGACACAAATAATGCCAAAAATACCTCTGTAAAATATTATTGAAAATATATAGAGGTTAGTAGAAAACCTTTGAGCATGAAGCACTGATCAATTAATTATGGCtggcaacaaaattataccCCTTAAAAAATACTAGGTCAGTAGGTTGAGAATCCCCCTTTCCATAATCCAATAATTTTGTCCCATTGCCATTAAATCCTGGGCACCTGAACCATGTGCAGGTATGCTTTGTGCCACCCACTTGGCTGCTATATTTTTATTATGATCTGCATTCTGTTGTTTTACAAATCTTGCTACTGCCTAGTACTTTTAACCCTTTACCTCCAGAGGAATAGTGTAGCACCCAGTTCACCGCTTTGATTTGTTTGATGAATGTAATCATCAAATACCTACCCAGTTCACCGCTTGGATATCTGATGGAtaccctgttttttttttaatttatatcTTGGTTCATCTATTTAGTGTACTCAATACTTATCATGCACACACAGGGACATGGTTTTCGCACGGAACTTATATCCATGCTTTTGGATTTGAAGCCACGATTCTTGAGATTTCCTGGTATGCTCCCTTTCTTTTTTGAATTGAAAATCAAGTTCTTGATAGTAAGACATCTATGATATGTTCCTATATATTAAACATATTTTGGGACAATTGACTAGATTGCATGCAACAATTGTAGGAGGCTGCTTTGTGGAAGGTGATTGGTTAAGGAATGCCTTCAGGTGGAGAGAATCTATTGGTCCATGGGAAGAGAGACCTGGACACTTCGGGGATGTTTGGCATTACTGGACTGATGATGGCCTTGGATATTATGAATTTCTTCAGGTACCAGTTTTCATTGCTTCATATTAACCTTTCCTTTCCTATCGTTGCTCCCTAACAATTCAACATCAAAATCTATATCGAAGCTTGCGGAGGACCTGGGTGCTGCGCCAATCTGGGTGTTCAACAATGGTAATTGTTTTCAGGTCTGTTAGATCTTAGCTCGTTGTTGGCCTTCTTAACTGATGTAAAATTCCCTCTTATAACTCAGGAGTCAGCCACAATGATGAAGTTGATACTGTTGCTATTGCTCCTTTTGTAAAGGTTTGTTTTGAGCTCCATAAACATTTCTTGATCTAGCTATATAAGAGCCTTCCATTTTTGTTGCATTGTATTTTTTTCAGAAGTGGGATGAAAATTACTTTTATATATCAGAACATTGGATGTTATAATAATAGCATTTCAGTTTCGTGAGCAAAAGAAACATATCTCCAGATTAAAAGCTTTATTGCTCAGATGATAACGAGAACAATTGCAAATAATCAGTATGCTAAAGGTATTCTCTTCTTCATGAGTGCTGAAAAATGCATGATGGTTGGTTTGATCCTTTACATTTTATTCAGGTAGTTCACATGCACAGATGATGCTTGCCTTGAGTTGTACATTCACGTTTACCAAGAATTTCCATGAATAAACTTCTTCCCGTAAGATGAATAACAGAAAACTGTTATGTGTAGAAAGTACTGTTCACGCCGTGAACAGTAATAGGGTCCATTAGGAAaggttagattagattggtttgtTATTTCCATAAATTTAGAGATTGGTTTCTTAAGGGTCAAGTTAGAGTTTCTTAAGTGTCAAGTAATGAAGAAACAATGAAGAAAGAACAAACAATCCAAATCCCCCAAATACTCTAGTCTCCCTCCACGCCAACTTTGCCTGGCTATCTTCCTGGCACTGGTTATCCTCCCTATCCCCAAATGAACCAAGGTTCATAACATCAATAAGATACCTTATGTCTTCTATAGATTTAGTTATATATTCATAGTCGTAACTTCATTGTCATGGAAATCTTTGTCTTTCTACAGGATGTATTGGACAGTCTAGAGTTTGCAAGGGGGAGTGCAAATTCAACATGGGGCTCTGTTAGGGCTTCAATGGGTCACCCTGAACCCTTCCCAGTGAAATATGTTGCAATTGGAAATGAAGACTGTGGGAAAAAATTCTACCGTGGTAAATTTGTCAGCTACATTTTTATTGCATCCTTTTTTATAGTATATAGGTCAATGACTTGTGCATATGGGCAGTTTCTACCTGATGTGTGTTTACTAGGAAAGAAACTCAAGTAAATTGATTATAACTCCCAACAGTAGTCGACAAGGGAAATACCTCTGCTACAATTTGTTTGTATACAGATGAAAACCCAATTTTTGTCGCATGGCATAATATTCTCAATTTCTGTTGGACAGGTAACTACCTCAAGTTCTACAATGCTATAAGACAGGCCTATCCTGACATTCAAATGATCTCAAACTGTGATGGTTCATCTAAACCACTGGATCATCCTGCTGATCTATATGACTTCCATGTAAAGTTCTTGCTGCAAAGTCTAGTTGTCTCATGCTTCTGTCTTGATTTTGTGGTTCTGTTCAATTTTTCATGGTCAAGATCAACTTGCCTTCTCAAtattgcttcttcttcttctaggtCTACACTGACTCCAAGACTTTGTTTAACATGAGGAGCACATTTGACAGAACATCTCGTAGTGGACCCAAGGTAAATCTTAATTTCACAAGAAAGATTCACACGATACAGCCCTCTTTCATGACCAATCATTTACATTGATTCGGAATTTCCATAATGCTTATCTTGGGATATTCTTAGGGTAGTATAAAATAGGTCCTTTGTTGCTATGCAAAACCcttgagagagggaggagggtaCAAATTTTCAAGGTGTTATGATTCTAAGAAAAGGAATATATATGTGGAGCTTGCATGATGAATCCTATGATGTATGATTTTATTTCCATGTTCTGGAGACTCTCAAGAACGTCATTGATGATTTAGATCACCATATCCTGCTTAGAGTTTAGACAGTAAAAATGTTTCTGAATATGATTCCAATGCAGGCTTTTGTGAGTGAGTACGCTGTTTGGAGAAGTGACGCAGGTAGAGGAAGTCTTCTTGCTTCGTTGTCAGAAGCTGCTTTCCTTACTGGGCTGGAGAAGAATAGGTGAGTTGTCCTtcatttactttttttttgttttgaatttCTTGATGATCAGACCTGAGTTTTCATGGATAAATAATGGGAGTCGTCTTTGCTTATTGAGTAGACATGTCGGACTTCCGCCTGCTCTAGTTCCACTTCCACTTACACTACCAAGATAATATTTTACTGTTAGATGACCTTTTATGGTTCTTTGCAGTGACATTGTTCAGATGGCAAGTTACGCTCCATTGTTCGTGAACAACAATGATCAAACGTTAGTGTTCATGGTTATCTGTTACTTGTTTCTTGTGTCCATGTTGATATAATCATCTAACATTGCAATTATTCTGTTTGAATAAAACAATCAGGTGGAACCCAGATGCTATCGTCTTTAACTCGTGGCAACATTATGGAACTCCTAGTTACTGGATGCAAACCCTTTTCCGTGAGTCCAGTGGTGCTATGATTCATCCAATCAAAATCAGTTCCAGCTACTCTAGTTCGCTGGCAGCATCTGCAATTACTTGGCAAGATTCAGAGAATAGTTTCCTAAGAGTAAAGGTAGGAAAAATTTATCACAACCATCTTAGCCTGTACCTGACGGATTACAAACACAAACATGTGATGTCAAGCTCTTGTGCAGGTTGTCAACTTTGGATCTGATGCTGTTAGCCTTACAATCTCCATAACTGGACTTCAGGCCAGTGTTAATGCTCTGGGATCAACCACCACTGTTCTCACATCCGGGAATGTTATGGATGAAAATTCGTTCAGTAACCCAAACAAGGTAACTTTTGCCATTGCTTTCGCTTTCTTTAGTCTGAATGACCATATGTCTCGATGCATGTTTGCGCTCTGTTTTCGGCTGTCCTCGGGCCCATCTGAATCCAAAGCCTGATTGTAAACTATTGTGCAGGTTGTGCCGGTGAAGAGCGAGCTGAGCAATGCCACAGAGCAGATGCAGGTCCCGCTGGCTCCTCGCTCCTTCAGTGCATTCGATCTCGCGCTGGCTCAGTCCAAGCTTGTTGCGGAGATGTGAAGTGGTTGGTATCTCCCGTACTAGTCTGGTGACAGATACACGAGGAATACACAACAGGTGGTGTGATACGCAAATAGCAGCAACCAGGGAGTTGCTCCTGTTAGCATCTTGATGAAGCTCTGTATAGTGTAACACGATGCAGATATACagtactaaataaaaaaaatcacatcagGTTGGTTTGGTGTTGACTGATGACTGATTTGCTTTCTCCATGTTTTCTTCGCTTGCATGTCAGATCACGCCATACTTGCTTCATTTTACTCATCATTTTATCATTTATTTGAAAAGAGAAGCTCCAGAGTACCCGTGCCGCCACATTCTTcagaaaaagagaaaatgagTACTAGGGCATGTCTTTTAGGAAGATATGATCTTTGGGCATGTTTTTTTCCTTATAAAAATACGAGAcattttttgtatgtttttgAATTAAGATGATATTTTTTACCGAGATAATCTATTCTGGCTTATTCTTTTGCTTTGTATATACCTAGCAATGCTATAACTATAAGCAACAAGATATTGAAATCTCTATGCGAAAAAAATGTTAAATAAACATTTGATAATACCACGTGTGTTCTATAAATATAACAATGTGAATATTTCTTTTTAATACGTGCGTGCTGCATGTGCATCTTTACTGGTCAGTATAAATAACAGAATCTTAATGATtatgaaaaaatatatttttctagggATGAAAATAGACTCGATGAAATCACAGATTGCTGGGATGGTTCTAGGTTTTGTAATCTTCAACAttgttagagcaactccaactcCAAAAGACTCTCTATATCCATCCTAATTtttagaaatagagattttgataaaaaaatacTCTCAAGAGCTTCTCTAAGTAGTTATCTAAATATAGACATAATCTATTCCAGATTTCTCGCTAGCCAAAGATAGCGAAAATGACTCTCTAGAGTGTAAACAAGATATAGAAAAGCTGTTGGAGAGTGAAAATATATAGAAAACGATTTTTGTGTAAATGACTCTTCAAATGATGATTTAGAAAGTGAAATTTTAAAAAGCTTTTGGAGATGCTTTAGtggctgatttttttttaccgtCGGATGGAAAGTGTTGGTtgtccaaaaaaaagaaaaaaaaggatcgATCGTCCACCGCCATGGGGTGCTGGGTCCGATCGATTCGAAATCCTACACTGCCGCCATAGACGAGTCAGCGACGAACGCCGCCGTGTGGACCCCACGTGTGAATCGATCGAGGAAAGAGGAGAAGAAGACGACCAAgttcttccaaaaaaaaaaaagaagaagaagaccaattCCTCCATCTATCCATCTATTCGATTCCCCTTCCCTTCGGATTGATTCATCTCctctagggttgaaaacggtcggaaacggtaattattcggtaatcagttttttggtcgtttttctttgattgcgaataaataggatatagaatcttgtatacaaatttgtattcttgttttgagcattgagcttgtaaagattcataaaaggtaAACCTCAAATTCATCCTATATTTTCTCAAATGATAGATATAAAATTCGGTATGGATTCGGAAATAAATTCgatatttttttcacttttttttgttgtagggagcaaataatgcataaaataatttatgcaaaattttattcttatttgtaataatgtgcttgataatataagaaatgatcaccatccaattttatacatatctattttaaaatattaaatttgttctcagattaccactttcatccctaatctcctctctcctctccttctcGCAAGAAGCGAAGCGCAAGCAATCCCCTCCGATCCTCTACACGTCATCCACCATTGGCTTGGATTGGAGTTGAAATAATAGCAACCCTTAAggcggaggtgcggcggcggcggcggagcccggAGGTGAGGTCAGGTCGCAAGCTCTTCCTCTCCCGTTTCTCCTACcccccgccgccctccatccccatcccggccgccgccccgccttTCCTGCCCATCCCCGGCCGACGCAGCGCAGGAGTCCGGCCGCCCCCTTGGCCGGTGGCGACCCGTCGCCGCCCCTGAAGAATCCGGCCAGCAGCTCCAGCCCGGGTGGGCGTCCCCGGCGACCCCCCGCCCTTCCGCGGGGCCCGCCGCCGGTGCCAAACGGGGCCTAAGACACAGTATCAGTTTAGTTTGTTCCCCTTGCGATTCATCATCTCTCTGCCGTTCCTGCCTGCCTGCTAATTCCATTCAACTTACTGCTGTATTCCTTCTCCGGGATTCGATCTGCCCTACGTCGTATTTACTATTTTgtaatgataataataataacaacaTACAGTAATACTGTTCTAGAGGAAGGAGGGAAACCTAGCTACTAATCAATCGCAGGGTCAGCTCAaaaaaagatgatgatgatgatgatgatgctgcTATCTCGCAATTAATTTATCTGCAGACgagaaaaagaacaagagatTTGCTCGTTCGTTCACCAAgtggagatagagagagagagagagagccatcATCCATGGTCTTGTACGACCAAGACCCAGATATCATCCGATGgggccttcatctcctcctcccAGGTGGAGTAGTTGGTGTTGGTGGAGGTGCTGCTACCGACAACTCTGCCCATCATCACACCCAGACCACCACATCTACACCTTATTCAGCATACGCTCTGCCCCTTCAGCATGCCAACGGGGATAGCTCCAATTCCACCGAGATCAATGTTGAGCATGTCGCCCGCGACGATGCCGTTACCACATCTACACCTTATTCAGCATATGCTCTGCCCCTTCAGCATGCCAACGGGGATAGCTCCAATTCCACCGAGATCAATGTTGAGCATGTCGCCCGCGACGATGCCGTTAACAATGACGAGATCATCGCGCAAGCCCTGCAGGAGGAACTGTCCCAAATCGCCCTTGCCGAAGCATCTGGAGCATCCTCCGCTGACGACAACCACTCTGCTGTTCTCACGCAACAGTGGTTTCGCCCACGCATCATCCATGTAGCATCAGGTATGCACCCCATTCTCAAAGTCAACGCAGCAAAATATAAATCCAAAGCACCAGGCGTTTTTCCATTCAAATCTTCGTGTTCATTATTTCTACTGCATCTTAAGGGACATCTCCAGCTTCTCGACAGGCAGAGAGCAGGGAGGAACCGTTTAGTTCATGCTCAAGCCCTGGAGATGACAATGCCCAACATGGTGACGCATGCTTGATCGACCTCATGGATGACTTCTCTGTCCTAGACGGCGAAGTTGGCAAAAGATTGAACGACATGGTTCCTGTTCCTGTAAGTACTAGTCTGTACGCAATGATACATCTACTAATATCTGCATTTTCATTGAGTTGTTCCTTTTGTTGTCACAGCATGTTCCTAAGACAAATGGAGAGATCCCTTCTGTTGATGAATCCATCTCAGATCATCAAAGACTCCTTGACAGGTAAACCACAGTTttgttccattttcttttccctttttgctAACCATGTATGTGGATTTAACTGTTTACCTCATAAATGACGTATCAGTTACAAATGACCTATTCTACATTACTACCTTGATAATTTGCCATTTGACTCAATTgtattttttccccttttttgtTACAGGTTGGTGCTGTACGGTTTGGTCGAGCTCAAGGTTAAAGGAGATGGGAATTGTCAGGTTCGTGTACAGAAGCCCTCCTTTTCCCCCCTTTTGTATGATTGGCATCTCACAGTATTGAACTATTGATTTATTTTGTATGGACTCTTAAACAGTTTCGAGCATTGTCAGATCAATTTTACCGCACTCCTGAACATCACAGATTTGTTCGGCAGCAAGTGGTGAAGCAGGTTAGTATTGTGGAAGGGTCTAGTTGCATTTCAGCCACACCTGAACTTCAGTATGCACATGGATTTCATGGGCAAATCTCTTCACAGTCACTTGTTAACTGTCGTTCTTCATTATGTATAACCTCTGAggctcttcaacttgcttggcAGCTTGAATCACATCCTGAGTTTTATGCTGGATATGTCCCTATGGATTACAGGGAATATCTCAAAAAGATGTCAAAGTGAGTATTTGCTCTGCTCTTTGTTTATAAGCAAATGTTTAGTTTGTATTGTAAATACACATCCTCATTTTTGTTATATTCGAACAATCCAACCAGGAGTGGAGAGTGGGGTGACCACGTTACGCTGCAGGCTGCTGCAGACTCGGTAATCTTTATGTATCTTGAACCATTGTTATTGTATTAGTGAATGTCTGACCCTGTATATATGCTGTAAAAACACCAAGTAGCTCCTATGATTTTAGCAATGGGATGCGTGGCTAATGGATGTAGCTGCAGCAGAAGCACATCTGAAAAACTTATATTTTTGATGCATGCACAATTGGCAATATGGTAAAACTAACTATGATCTCACAGTTGCTGCTTCTGTACTTGGTGGAGCTTTATGACCAACATTCCAGTCTTGCATGCAATCTCTAGTATTCTGTACAATTTGGCTTCTTCTGCTAGCATGTTGTTTCTGCTCTGGTCTTCAAGCTGATTGGTTAGACACTGTCAGAAATTGCATTGCATGGCTATGGTTGAAGCGTCGTTTTTCTTTTTCGTTTTCTTTTCAATTCGATAGGACAAGATATCTATTTTTTGGATGAGCTCCCAGGTGCCTTATGTGTGTGCGTTGCCTCTTGTAGTATGGTGTGAAGGTCTTCATCCTGACATCATTCAAAGATACATGCTACATTGAAATTCTTCCTGTTGCTGAGAAATCAAGAAGAGGTAGCTAGCTTTTCCTTGGTAATTGAAAGATACATGCTTCGCAATTAAGACTCTTAATAAAATAGCCTGCTGTATTTACGAATTGTGCAGTTATATGCTTGAGCTTTTGGGCAGAGGTGCACTACAATTCGATATATCCGGAAGGAGGTATACTCCAAGTATTTATTTTTTGGTTACAGTAATTTATTCGGTGTGGTCTTGATTTCGTTATCACCGCTGTTGGTGCAGAGTTACCTGTGTTGGAGAACAAAAAGAAGAGTTGGTGGCCCTTGTAGCGGTAGCCGGTAGCAGTTCCAGGTCAGGAAGAAGATTAGAGCAGCTAACGTAACCTCCGCTGAATGATTTCATCCGTTGTTTTTCCGGTGGCATCTACGTATCTCGGATTTTGTCTGGCCATGTGACCTGACTGACAGCGATGTAGATAAGATACTAGTATCTGTACAGACAGAGAGGTGATTACTGATTAGACATATTCATTCATTTTCTGATTTGTGGCTGGGCCTTTAGGATCATTCTTTTGTTCTTTGGACAGATCAGACTGTAATTTTACTACGTACTACTTGTGTGATGATAACTTGAGAGGGAGCAAGGAGATTGCCTTGGACCAGGGCTCCAGAGCCTCCCTCCAGGCCGGCGTCGAGAAGCTCGCCAGTCGGCGTCACCCTCGCCCCCCGAGGTCTCTCCTGCTCTGCGACGCTCTTTCTGATATATATTCCACGATTGGGGATGGATGATTGCGTGGCAGCCGGTGGCCCCCACCTGGTACCAAATTCACTCCTCGCGCGCCTTATCCTCCCTCACTCGACCGCCTGACCTGCACACATCTTCTTCTCAATCGCAAGCTGCCATGCCACCAGGGCCATCTAGAAGAAGAGTTCTCGGAGGGTGAAACTGAAAGCGGTCATATCTGATATCGCCTCTGAGAAAGCACCAGGGCCCGATGGCTTTATAGGGCTATTCTATAAGAGAAGTTGGGACGTAATCAAGAATGACTTAATGGAGGCTGTGAATTTCTTCTACACGCAGCATGATCAGCACTTCACATTGTTAAATAATGCACACATCATCCTGCTGTTGAAGCGTGCTGATGCGAACTCAGTAACTGATTATAGGCCGATCAGTCTCTCCCACAGCACGGGCAAGGTTATCTCCAAATTGTTGGCAACAAGGCTGGCCGGGGAATTGAATGTGTTAGTGTCAAGGTCACAAAGTGCGTTCATTAAAAGGAGAAGCATACATGATAACTTCCTATACACTCAGAACATCATCAAGGAGCTACACAGATCAGGGTTACCAGCACTTTTCCTAAAGCTTGACATTGCAAAAGCTTTCGATTCGGTCAGATGGGACTTTCTTCTGAAAGTGCTGGATAGAATGGGTTTTGGAACACTTTGGAGATCTTGGGTCTCCATACTACTGGCTTCAGCTTCGTCTTCTGTTCTGTTAAATGGTGCAAGAGGCCGGTGGTTCAGACATAAAAATGGTTTGAGACAAGGAGAC
The genomic region above belongs to Panicum virgatum strain AP13 chromosome 8N, P.virgatum_v5, whole genome shotgun sequence and contains:
- the LOC120685403 gene encoding OVARIAN TUMOR DOMAIN-containing deubiquitinating enzyme 9-like isoform X2; amino-acid sequence: MVLYDQDPDIIRWGLHLLLPGGVVGVGGGAATDNSAHHHTQTTTSTPYSAYALPLQHANGDSSNSTEINVEHVARDDAVTTSTPYSAYALPLQHANGDSSNSTEINVEHVARDDAVNNDEIIAQALQEELSQIALAEASGASSADDNHSAVLTQQWFRPRIIHVASASRQAESREEPFSSCSSPGDDNAQHGDACLIDLMDDFSVLDGEVGKRLNDMVPVPHVPKTNGEIPSVDESISDHQRLLDRLVLYGLVELKVKGDGNCQFRALSDQFYRTPEHHRFVRQQVVKQLESHPEFYAGYVPMDYREYLKKMSKSGEWGDHVTLQAAADSYGVKVFILTSFKDTCYIEILPVAEKSRRVICLSFWAEVHYNSIYPEGELPVLENKKKSWWPL
- the LOC120685901 gene encoding alpha-L-arabinofuranosidase 1-like, with amino-acid sequence MGSIRDYKWKRMGTNEASPPTVLCLFFLFCLGCKCLASEFEATQTATLKVDASPQLARKIPDTLFGIFFEEINHAGAGGIWAELVSNRGFEAGGPHTPSNIDPWSIIGDDSSIFVATDRTSCFSRNIVSLRMEVLCDDCPAGGVGIYNPGFWGMNIEDGKTYNLVMYVKSPETTDLTVSLTSADGSQNLASATVTVSGTSNWTKLEQKLVAKGTNRTSRLQITTNKKGVVWFDQVSLMPEDTYKGHGFRTELISMLLDLKPRFLRFPGGCFVEGDWLRNAFRWRESIGPWEERPGHFGDVWHYWTDDGLGYYEFLQLAEDLGAAPIWVFNNGVSHNDEVDTVAIAPFVKDVLDSLEFARGSANSTWGSVRASMGHPEPFPVKYVAIGNEDCGKKFYRGNYLKFYNAIRQAYPDIQMISNCDGSSKPLDHPADLYDFHVYTDSKTLFNMRSTFDRTSRSGPKAFVSEYAVWRSDAGRGSLLASLSEAAFLTGLEKNSDIVQMASYAPLFVNNNDQTWNPDAIVFNSWQHYGTPSYWMQTLFRESSGAMIHPIKISSSYSSSLAASAITWQDSENSFLRVKVVNFGSDAVSLTISITGLQASVNALGSTTTVLTSGNVMDENSFSNPNKVVPVKSELSNATEQMQVPLAPRSFSAFDLALAQSKLVAEM
- the LOC120685403 gene encoding OVARIAN TUMOR DOMAIN-containing deubiquitinating enzyme 9-like isoform X3: MVLYDQDPDIIRWGLHLLLPGGVVGVGGGAATDNSAHHHTQTTTSTPYSAYALPLQHANGDSSNSTEINVEHVARDDAVTTSTPYSAYALPLQHANGDSSNSTEINVEHVARDDAVNNDEIIAQALQEELSQIALAEASGASSADDNHSAVLTQQWFRPRIIHVASGTSPASRQAESREEPFSSCSSPGDDNAQHGDACLIDLMDDFSVLDGEVGKRLNDMVPVPHVPKTNGEIPSVDESISDHQRLLDRLVLYGLVELKVKGDGNCQLESHPEFYAGYVPMDYREYLKKMSKSGEWGDHVTLQAAADSYGVKVFILTSFKDTCYIEILPVAEKSRRVICLSFWAEVHYNSIYPEGELPVLENKKKSWWPL
- the LOC120685403 gene encoding OVARIAN TUMOR DOMAIN-containing deubiquitinating enzyme 9-like isoform X1, which codes for MVLYDQDPDIIRWGLHLLLPGGVVGVGGGAATDNSAHHHTQTTTSTPYSAYALPLQHANGDSSNSTEINVEHVARDDAVTTSTPYSAYALPLQHANGDSSNSTEINVEHVARDDAVNNDEIIAQALQEELSQIALAEASGASSADDNHSAVLTQQWFRPRIIHVASGTSPASRQAESREEPFSSCSSPGDDNAQHGDACLIDLMDDFSVLDGEVGKRLNDMVPVPHVPKTNGEIPSVDESISDHQRLLDRLVLYGLVELKVKGDGNCQFRALSDQFYRTPEHHRFVRQQVVKQLESHPEFYAGYVPMDYREYLKKMSKSGEWGDHVTLQAAADSYGVKVFILTSFKDTCYIEILPVAEKSRRVICLSFWAEVHYNSIYPEGELPVLENKKKSWWPL